In Bacillota bacterium, the sequence TCAAACACCGGCCATTTTGGAGCGCCTGGCCCGGGAGGAAGTTAGATTAGTAACCAAGTCAGTTGCTTGGACTCAGGCTTACGAAGAAGGGTTGACTTTATGCCAGGGCGAGGTAGTTTGCCTGTTGGATCTGGCTAAGCAGCCTGCTCATAAGGCTGGGCAGGCCATGGAGCGCATGTTAAACGAATAAAAGGGATCAATGTCGATGCTACTGGGACCCTAACAGTTATTGTTAGGGTCTTTTGTTGCATGGCAGTTGAGACCATTGTCTGATAGACAGGTTCTAGTTTACTGATAAAATAATAATTAGGACAACCGACTGTTAAGATGAAATTGCCCGGCTAACCCCGGGCCATGCTTGTCTTGCTTAAGATAGGACGCTATCGAGACTGTATGTTTGCTGAACTGGCCGCCTAACGAAGCTGGGCATAAAGGAGGCAAGAAAGTGACCGCCATTCATAGTCCCATGCAGGTGCTTAGTATGGCTGCTATCATGGAGATTGAAGACCCCTATGTATATGCCCATAGTCTACGGGTAGCCGGTTACGCTGTTACTATTGCGCGGCGCCTAAAGCTTCCGCCTGTAGAGATAGCAGTAATCGAGCAGGCTGGGTTGCTTCACGACGTGGGCAAAGTTTCAGTAGCACGTTCGATTCTAAACAAGCCGGCGCAGCTTACTGAGCAAGAGTATGAATGCGTAAAGCAACACTCCATAGTAGGAGAAAAGGTGGTGAAGAAGGTTCGCAAGTTGGTGCATTTGGCACCCCTGATCCGGAGCCATCACGAGTGGTACGACGGCAGCGGTTACCCCGATGGTATTCAAGGAGCTAATATTTCGTTGGGGGGGCGCATTATAGCCGTAGCCGATTCATTCGATGCCATGACGTCGAACCGCCCCTATCGGCGGGCCCGTTCAATCATAGCTTCTGCTAAGGAGCTTTCTGATTGCAGTGGTACGCAGTTTGATCCGGTGGTGGTGAAGGCGTTTCTGGAGAGTATGAAGGAAGAACAGTCGCCGTGGCAAATGCTTACTGAAGGTACGCGTTCGTTTTTGAGGGTGGTCCTCACCGTAGCACCCTCGGCTGAATTAATTGAGCTGGTCAGTACATAACTTTTGGTCCTTCCTTGCAGGAGGCTATGCACAGTATAGCCAATTATACTGCAAGGGGAGGGTTTAGCATGACAGTTGATCCAAGGCAGCTGAGTTTTCTCCCGGAAGCTAGACCGGATAAGTCTCGACCTCTATGGGAGCAAGCTAGTTCACTGGATGAGTTAAAGCAGATAGTTAGCGCTTGCCGCCGTTGTCGGTTGCGTGATGGTTGCCGGCAGGTAGTTTTTGGCGAGGGCAAGCCGGAAGCGGACATAATGCTAGTAGGCGAGGGACCTGGTAAAGCCGAAGACGAACTCGGGCGTCCCTTTGTTGGAGCAGCGGGCCAACTTTTGGATAACATTCTTGCAGCTGTCGGCCTTAGCCGGGCCGGAGTTTTTATTGGGAACGTGGTTAAATGTCGGCCACCGGGAAATCGTCTACCGACTCCCGATGAAGTAAAAACATGCACACCATATCTTCAGGCTCAGTTAAGGATTATTGAGCCGAAAATTGTTATTTGTCTTGGGGCCTTAGCCAGCCAGATCCTGGTGGATCCATCTTTGCGCATTACTCGTGACCGTGGTCAGTGGGTAATCAAAGATGGACTGTTAATTATGCCTACTTTTCATCCGGCGGCTTTACTGCGAGATCCGAGCAAGAAACGACCGGTGTGGCAAGACTTTCAGGCCGTAATACAGCGCTATGAGCAGCTTAAGAAGTGACAACTGGCCTAAGGCAAGGGGGGAAAGAGAAATTGGCCGAGAAAGAAGTAGTACGCGATGGAAGTGCCAGTGTGTTTCAGGGTCGTGTTATTGTGGTGGAGCCCAGAGG encodes:
- a CDS encoding HD-GYP domain-containing protein, with the translated sequence MTAIHSPMQVLSMAAIMEIEDPYVYAHSLRVAGYAVTIARRLKLPPVEIAVIEQAGLLHDVGKVSVARSILNKPAQLTEQEYECVKQHSIVGEKVVKKVRKLVHLAPLIRSHHEWYDGSGYPDGIQGANISLGGRIIAVADSFDAMTSNRPYRRARSIIASAKELSDCSGTQFDPVVVKAFLESMKEEQSPWQMLTEGTRSFLRVVLTVAPSAELIELVST
- a CDS encoding uracil-DNA glycosylase — protein: MTVDPRQLSFLPEARPDKSRPLWEQASSLDELKQIVSACRRCRLRDGCRQVVFGEGKPEADIMLVGEGPGKAEDELGRPFVGAAGQLLDNILAAVGLSRAGVFIGNVVKCRPPGNRLPTPDEVKTCTPYLQAQLRIIEPKIVICLGALASQILVDPSLRITRDRGQWVIKDGLLIMPTFHPAALLRDPSKKRPVWQDFQAVIQRYEQLKK